One Gemmatimonadota bacterium genomic region harbors:
- a CDS encoding NAD(P)/FAD-dependent oxidoreductase: MSAVPHVVIVGGGFGGLAAARALRRAPVRVTLIDRRNFHLFQPLLYQVATGGLSPANIASPLRRVVGRQKNCRVLLAEVTDIDAAARTVHLDGATLGYDSLVLATGASHNYFGHPEWERVAPGLKTVEDATDIRGRILHAFEAAEREALRQESDAERLREWLTFVVVGGGPTGVEMAGALAEISRHTLRRDFRAIDPAAATILLVEGGDRVLPSFDERLSGRARAALESLGVTVRSGAFVTDIRAGSVTLKVGEGQETLGARTVIWAAGIAASPLGGALARAGAELDRTGRVIVAPDMSVPGHPDVFVLGDLALHDHGGKGPLPGIAPVALQQGAYVAKLLAARARGRSFDKPFSYWDRGIMATIGRSRAVADSFGVKFWGLPAWLAWLFVHLFFLIEYENRALVMLQWAWNYVTFGRSARLITGEAG, translated from the coding sequence ATGAGCGCGGTCCCCCACGTCGTCATCGTGGGTGGCGGCTTCGGGGGTCTCGCCGCCGCGCGCGCGCTGCGCCGGGCGCCGGTCCGGGTCACGCTGATCGACCGCCGCAACTTCCACCTGTTTCAGCCGCTGCTATACCAGGTCGCCACCGGCGGCCTGTCGCCCGCCAACATCGCCTCTCCGCTGCGCCGGGTGGTGGGGAGGCAGAAGAACTGCCGCGTGCTGCTGGCCGAAGTCACGGACATAGACGCGGCGGCGCGCACCGTGCACCTGGACGGCGCCACGCTGGGCTACGACTCGCTCGTCCTGGCCACCGGCGCCAGCCACAACTACTTCGGCCACCCCGAATGGGAGCGGGTCGCGCCAGGGCTCAAGACGGTGGAGGACGCGACCGACATCCGCGGCCGCATCCTGCACGCGTTCGAGGCGGCCGAGAGGGAAGCGCTGCGCCAGGAGTCGGACGCCGAGCGCCTGCGCGAGTGGCTGACCTTCGTGGTCGTCGGTGGCGGCCCCACGGGGGTGGAGATGGCGGGCGCGCTGGCCGAGATCTCGCGCCACACGCTGCGGCGGGACTTCCGCGCCATCGACCCCGCGGCCGCGACCATCCTGCTGGTGGAGGGCGGCGACCGGGTCCTGCCCAGCTTCGATGAGCGCCTTTCCGGGCGCGCCCGCGCGGCGCTCGAGAGCCTGGGCGTCACGGTCCGCTCCGGCGCGTTCGTCACGGACATCCGCGCCGGTTCGGTCACGCTGAAGGTCGGAGAGGGTCAGGAGACCCTCGGCGCCCGGACGGTGATATGGGCCGCTGGGATCGCGGCATCGCCGCTGGGAGGGGCGCTGGCGCGGGCGGGCGCCGAGCTGGACCGAACGGGCCGCGTGATCGTGGCGCCGGACATGTCAGTACCGGGCCACCCCGACGTATTCGTGCTGGGCGATCTGGCGCTGCACGACCACGGCGGCAAGGGCCCGCTGCCGGGGATCGCGCCGGTGGCGCTGCAGCAGGGCGCCTACGTGGCCAAGCTGCTGGCTGCGCGCGCGCGGGGCCGCTCCTTCGACAAACCGTTTTCGTACTGGGACCGCGGCATCATGGCCACCATCGGCCGCTCGCGCGCGGTGGCGGACTCGTTCGGCGTGAAGTTCTGGGGGCTGCCGGCGTGGCTCGCGTGGCTGTTCGTCCACCTCTTCTTCCTGATCGAGTACGAGAATCGGGCGCTGGTGATGCTCCAGTGGGCGTGGAACTACGTGACCTTCGGTCGCAGCGCGCGGCTCATCACGGGAGAGGCCGGCAA
- the pdxH gene encoding pyridoxamine 5'-phosphate oxidase, with protein MDENHSTDLGFLASVRRDYVRGELREEDLGPDPLPELDRWVARAVELFGLEGNSMVLATARADGTPSARVVLLKGRDERGLHFFTDKSSRKGSDLAANPRAAVVFYWAAIDRQLSVRGTVTPLPAAEAAAYFATRPPGSQVAATSSHQSAVLADRGELERRVEEVRAAAGEGPLAMPERWGGYVLFPEEVEFWQGRENRLHDRILFTRHGDAWRKERLSP; from the coding sequence GTGGACGAGAACCACTCCACTGACCTGGGCTTCCTGGCGTCCGTGCGCCGGGACTACGTGCGCGGGGAGCTGCGCGAGGAGGATCTGGGCCCGGATCCGTTGCCCGAGCTCGATCGCTGGGTAGCTCGCGCGGTCGAGCTGTTCGGCCTCGAGGGCAACTCCATGGTGCTGGCCACGGCGCGGGCGGACGGAACGCCGTCCGCGCGTGTCGTGCTGCTGAAAGGCCGCGACGAGCGCGGCCTCCACTTCTTCACCGACAAGAGCAGCCGCAAGGGGTCCGACCTGGCCGCGAACCCCCGCGCGGCCGTGGTCTTCTACTGGGCCGCGATCGACCGCCAGCTCAGCGTCCGGGGCACGGTGACGCCGCTCCCCGCCGCTGAGGCCGCGGCGTACTTCGCCACGCGCCCGCCCGGCAGCCAGGTCGCGGCTACGTCATCGCACCAGAGCGCGGTGCTGGCAGACCGGGGAGAGCTGGAGCGGCGCGTGGAGGAGGTTCGGGCCGCCGCGGGCGAGGGGCCTCTGGCGATGCCGGAGCGCTGGGGCGGATACGTGCTCTTCCCGGAAGAGGTGGAGTTCTGGCAGGGTCGCGAGAACCGGTTGCACGACCGGATCCTCTTTACCCGCCACGGGGACGCCTGGCGCAAGGAACGCCTCTCGCCATGA
- a CDS encoding oxidative damage protection protein, producing the protein MTCVRCGENEAGLERAPLRNELGERAQREICPDCWGQWLQYQTALINHYGLDPREKKNRDFLQSNMEAFLFHGGEDAEEIDASKQGSIEW; encoded by the coding sequence ATGACCTGCGTCCGCTGCGGCGAGAACGAGGCCGGCCTGGAGCGCGCCCCTCTGCGCAACGAGTTGGGCGAGCGCGCGCAGCGCGAGATCTGCCCGGACTGTTGGGGGCAGTGGCTGCAGTACCAGACCGCGCTCATAAACCACTACGGCCTGGACCCGCGCGAAAAGAAGAACCGCGACTTCCTTCAGTCGAACATGGAAGCGTTCCTGTTCCACGGCGGGGAAGACGCGGAGGAGATCGACGCCTCCAAGCAGGGTTCGATCGAGTGGTGA
- a CDS encoding GGDEF domain-containing protein, with protein MSGRREAPRVRRRRLGVIEGAIALFAVLFAYLALDILGVIDIALAAWGVAVGVTILAAAVLWLAGGRGWGRRNPWDPHFIVAPIAVYGLAAQGLVVLAPELRFVPLILWPAMLIYGAGLMGARSAAATGALTAFGYLLAASGANARGAGLNMALETVAALALFVVSALVGVVVLDRMKRERVERQQLRRTLARLASTDPLTELPNRRRFEEILDHSVGRARRLGRSCTLVMIDVDHFKSLNDTLGHVAGDIVLQELGAVMRRHLRVRDVLARYGGEEFAVVMIDTPLQEALRIAERVRQLVQAHPFHGEHALPNGELTISMGLAALTEQMTTRLELVMAADEALYAAKRTGRNRCHVSSEAA; from the coding sequence GTGAGCGGGCGTCGAGAGGCCCCCAGGGTGCGGCGCCGCAGGCTGGGCGTCATCGAGGGCGCGATCGCCCTCTTCGCGGTCCTGTTCGCTTACCTGGCGCTGGACATTCTGGGCGTCATCGACATCGCGCTGGCGGCGTGGGGGGTGGCGGTCGGCGTCACGATACTGGCCGCGGCGGTGCTCTGGCTGGCCGGCGGCCGTGGCTGGGGCCGGCGCAATCCGTGGGACCCGCACTTCATCGTCGCGCCGATAGCGGTCTACGGCCTCGCCGCCCAGGGCCTGGTCGTCCTGGCGCCGGAGCTGCGGTTCGTGCCGCTGATCCTGTGGCCCGCCATGCTCATCTACGGCGCGGGGTTGATGGGCGCCCGGAGCGCCGCGGCGACCGGCGCATTGACGGCGTTCGGCTACCTGTTGGCGGCCAGCGGAGCGAACGCCCGCGGTGCCGGCCTGAACATGGCTCTGGAAACGGTGGCGGCGTTGGCGCTGTTCGTCGTGTCCGCGCTCGTCGGCGTCGTGGTGTTGGACCGCATGAAGCGCGAGCGCGTCGAGCGCCAGCAGCTACGCCGCACCCTGGCCCGGCTCGCCTCGACCGATCCGCTCACCGAGCTGCCCAATCGGCGCCGCTTCGAGGAGATCCTGGACCACTCGGTCGGACGTGCGCGGCGCCTGGGGCGGTCCTGCACCCTGGTGATGATCGACGTCGACCACTTCAAGTCTCTGAACGACACGCTCGGCCACGTGGCCGGCGACATCGTGCTTCAGGAGTTGGGGGCGGTAATGCGGCGCCACCTGCGGGTGCGGGACGTGCTGGCGCGGTACGGGGGCGAGGAATTCGCCGTCGTCATGATCGACACCCCCCTGCAGGAGGCGCTCCGGATCGCCGAACGGGTCCGGCAACTCGTGCAGGCCCATCCCTTCCACGGCGAGCACGCGCTACCCAACGGCGAGTTGACGATAAGCATGGGGCTGGCGGCCCTGACCGAGCAGATGACAACCCGGCTGGAGCTGGTCATGGCGGCGGATGAGGCGTTGTACGCGGCCAAGCGGACCGGGCGCAATCGGTGCCACGTGTCATCCGAGGCTGCCTAG
- a CDS encoding aminotransferase class V-fold PLP-dependent enzyme, which translates to MDNPLELDLEVMRAMGYRVIDRLVERLARVDGDRAWNGAAPGELAPRLMEPAPERPSLAEPSDAFSAATDRLTRDVLEYRVRVDHPRFFAFVPGCPTWPGILGDAITAAHNVFAGTWLGSSGSAQLELVVLEWFRRWLGMPDGASGLLTSGGSAANLAAMVAAREDRLGPDWRDGVAYLTAEAHSSVHRAARILGFAADRVRAVPMDAELRMDAAALREAIAADRAAGLRPFFVVGSAGATGTGAVDPLADIARIALEHELWFHIDGAYGGFAVLTERGREALAGIERADSVTLDPHKWLFQPFEVGCLMVRDPETLRRAFHVSPDYLEDAAARGGAVNFGDRGLQLTRSARSIKIWLTLQTFGVAAIRDAIDRALDQTLAAERMIRGSQRLELITPASLGIVVFRRVPGAGEDADTVNQRAIEALRVDGEGMVSSTRVNGRYVIRLCILNHRTGEDDVRRVVEWLDDWQE; encoded by the coding sequence ATGGACAACCCCCTGGAGCTGGACCTCGAGGTCATGCGCGCCATGGGCTACCGGGTAATCGACCGACTTGTGGAGCGACTCGCCCGGGTCGACGGCGACCGCGCCTGGAACGGCGCCGCTCCGGGCGAGCTCGCGCCGCGACTCATGGAGCCGGCGCCCGAGCGGCCCTCCCTGGCCGAGCCCTCCGACGCTTTCTCGGCGGCGACCGATCGGCTGACCCGGGACGTGCTGGAATACCGCGTGCGCGTGGACCACCCCCGCTTCTTCGCGTTCGTCCCCGGCTGCCCCACCTGGCCGGGCATCCTGGGCGACGCCATCACGGCAGCCCACAACGTCTTCGCGGGCACCTGGCTGGGCTCGTCGGGGTCCGCGCAGCTCGAGCTGGTGGTGCTGGAATGGTTTCGCCGCTGGCTGGGCATGCCCGACGGCGCCAGCGGCCTCCTCACGAGCGGCGGCTCGGCGGCGAACCTCGCCGCCATGGTGGCGGCGCGCGAAGACCGCCTGGGGCCCGACTGGCGAGACGGGGTCGCCTACCTCACCGCGGAGGCGCACTCGTCCGTGCACCGCGCCGCGCGCATCCTGGGCTTCGCCGCTGACCGCGTCCGCGCGGTGCCCATGGACGCGGAGCTGCGCATGGACGCCGCCGCGCTGCGCGAGGCCATCGCGGCCGACCGCGCCGCTGGGCTGCGCCCCTTCTTCGTGGTGGGCAGCGCGGGCGCCACCGGCACCGGCGCGGTGGACCCGCTCGCCGACATCGCCCGTATCGCCCTAGAACACGAATTGTGGTTCCATATCGACGGAGCGTACGGCGGGTTTGCTGTGCTGACGGAGCGCGGCCGGGAAGCGCTGGCGGGTATCGAGCGCGCGGATTCTGTCACGCTGGACCCGCACAAGTGGCTCTTCCAGCCGTTCGAGGTGGGCTGCCTGATGGTGCGCGACCCCGAGACGCTGCGGCGCGCCTTCCACGTGAGCCCGGACTACCTGGAGGACGCCGCCGCGCGCGGCGGCGCTGTCAACTTCGGCGACCGCGGCCTGCAACTCACGCGCAGCGCTCGCTCGATCAAGATCTGGCTCACGCTGCAGACCTTCGGCGTGGCGGCCATCCGGGACGCCATCGACCGCGCGCTAGACCAGACGCTGGCCGCGGAGCGAATGATCCGGGGCTCGCAGCGTCTCGAGCTGATCACCCCCGCGTCGCTGGGGATTGTCGTCTTCCGACGCGTGCCCGGCGCCGGCGAAGACGCCGACACCGTGAACCAGCGCGCTATCGAAGCGCTTCGTGTGGACGGGGAGGGCATGGTGTCCTCCACGAGGGTGAACGGCCGCTACGTGATCCGCCTGTGCATCCTCAACCACCGCACCGGGGAGGACGACGTGCGCCGCGTCGTGGAGTGGCTGGACGACTGGCAGGAGTGA
- a CDS encoding NAD-dependent epimerase/dehydratase family protein → MSEARAATEAVAEATEAAAEATGRTAFLTGATGFIGSHLAERLAAAGWRLRCLARPDSDTAHLRSLGAELIAGDLDDGEALARGLDGASLAYHLAAIYQFGPSAHADTLRRVNVQGTRNVLDALRAAGTPRAVYVSTTAALGPVREGHGSEETRNDGPFRSDYERTKVEAHAMALAAQADGLPLLIAAPAFVYGPGDRGPGGVFIDDILKRRLPGLPTRFAHFSFVHVDDVADGLFAMSEHGVPHGTYVLGGEFASLGEVARLAAERGGVRLPFLRFPPFMVRLTGALLDPLSRLTGIRFPINEENAATTTGKLRWLHTYQRSERDLGYRPRSLADGLPETVADARSRLAMDPAG, encoded by the coding sequence CTGAGCGAGGCGCGCGCAGCGACCGAGGCCGTCGCCGAAGCCACCGAGGCCGCCGCCGAAGCCACCGGACGGACCGCTTTCCTCACGGGCGCGACCGGCTTCATCGGGTCGCACCTGGCGGAGCGACTCGCGGCCGCCGGGTGGCGACTGCGCTGCCTGGCCCGCCCCGATTCGGACACCGCGCACCTGCGCAGCCTGGGCGCGGAGCTCATCGCCGGCGATCTGGACGACGGCGAGGCTCTCGCCCGCGGCCTGGACGGCGCCTCGCTCGCCTACCACCTCGCCGCCATTTACCAGTTCGGCCCGTCCGCACACGCGGACACGCTGCGCCGCGTCAACGTCCAGGGCACGCGCAACGTGCTGGACGCGCTCCGGGCCGCCGGTACGCCGCGCGCCGTCTACGTGTCGACCACCGCGGCGCTCGGACCCGTGCGCGAGGGCCACGGCAGCGAGGAGACGCGCAACGACGGCCCGTTCCGCTCGGACTACGAGCGCACCAAGGTGGAAGCCCACGCCATGGCGCTTGCGGCACAGGCGGACGGGCTGCCGCTGCTGATCGCGGCGCCGGCTTTCGTGTACGGTCCCGGTGACCGGGGCCCGGGCGGGGTGTTCATCGACGACATCCTGAAGCGCAGGCTGCCGGGGCTGCCGACGCGGTTCGCGCACTTCTCGTTCGTGCACGTGGACGACGTGGCCGACGGCCTGTTCGCCATGTCCGAGCACGGAGTGCCGCACGGCACCTACGTGCTGGGCGGCGAGTTCGCGTCGCTGGGGGAAGTCGCGCGGCTGGCGGCGGAAAGGGGAGGCGTCCGCCTGCCGTTCCTGAGGTTTCCGCCGTTCATGGTGAGGCTGACCGGGGCGCTGCTGGATCCGCTCTCGCGGCTCACGGGGATCCGCTTCCCCATCAACGAAGAAAACGCAGCCACCACTACGGGCAAGCTGCGTTGGCTGCACACCTACCAGCGCTCGGAACGCGACCTGGGCTACCGTCCGCGGTCACTGGCGGACGGCCTGCCCGAAACCGTGGCCGATGCGCGGTCGCGTCTGGCGATGGACCCCGCCGGCTAG
- a CDS encoding cytochrome c peroxidase yields MNRLPYVAAACIIVAAGCDRREPIDPPDGLPLAVVDADFYEDGAPSEAKVELGRLLFFDKILGGNKNIACSTCHHPSLATSDGLPLGFGEGPQGLGEARRPGADDPATAVHERIPRNSPALFNLGAREFSVLFHDGRVEADPEGFYEGGFITPAKWKLPTGLETVLAAQAMFPVGSPTEMAGQKGENPIAEAKSLNNMSGSGGVWERLAGRLAEIPEYVERFGAAFPEQIGGAEDIRYTHAANAIAAFEAVAFRSDDSPFDRYVRGDRTALSAAEGRGMHLFYGRAGCAECHSGKFQTDHEFHAIAMPQIGPGKSDGTDADFWRKTGERAFVEDFGRGRVTVRPEDGFKFRTPSLRNVELTGPWGHAGTYVSLEAVVRHHLDPIASLDAYALEEGLLPEIPAALELTMEGSNLRQDFLSERRLGRFLEKDMWIASNEPLRARIAAANELEPMQLTDDEVEDLLAFLRALTDPSARQITDEVPETVPSRLRVD; encoded by the coding sequence ATGAATCGCCTGCCATACGTGGCGGCGGCGTGCATCATCGTCGCCGCAGGCTGTGATCGGCGCGAGCCGATCGACCCACCCGACGGACTCCCGCTGGCCGTCGTCGACGCTGACTTCTACGAGGACGGGGCGCCCTCCGAGGCGAAGGTCGAGCTGGGCCGGCTGCTCTTCTTCGACAAGATCCTGGGCGGAAACAAGAACATCGCGTGCTCGACCTGCCATCACCCCAGCCTCGCCACCTCCGACGGCCTGCCGCTCGGCTTCGGCGAGGGCCCGCAGGGCCTGGGGGAAGCCCGGCGACCCGGGGCGGACGACCCCGCCACGGCGGTGCACGAGCGCATCCCGCGCAACTCGCCGGCGCTCTTCAACCTGGGCGCGCGCGAGTTCTCGGTTCTCTTCCACGACGGCCGCGTCGAGGCCGACCCGGAGGGCTTCTACGAGGGCGGTTTCATCACGCCCGCGAAGTGGAAGCTGCCCACCGGTCTGGAGACCGTGCTCGCGGCGCAGGCCATGTTCCCGGTGGGGTCCCCCACCGAGATGGCCGGCCAGAAGGGCGAGAACCCGATCGCCGAGGCCAAGTCGCTGAACAACATGTCCGGCAGCGGTGGCGTTTGGGAGCGTCTGGCCGGGCGGCTCGCCGAGATCCCCGAGTACGTGGAGCGCTTCGGCGCCGCGTTCCCTGAGCAGATAGGCGGCGCCGAGGACATCCGCTACACGCACGCGGCCAACGCCATCGCCGCCTTCGAGGCGGTCGCTTTCCGCTCCGACGACAGCCCGTTCGACCGGTACGTGCGCGGAGACCGCACGGCGCTGTCGGCGGCCGAAGGTCGCGGGATGCATCTGTTCTACGGGCGCGCGGGGTGCGCCGAGTGCCACTCCGGCAAGTTCCAGACGGATCACGAGTTCCACGCCATCGCCATGCCGCAGATCGGGCCGGGCAAGTCCGACGGCACGGACGCGGACTTCTGGCGCAAGACCGGCGAGCGCGCGTTCGTCGAGGACTTCGGCCGCGGCCGAGTGACCGTCCGGCCCGAGGATGGCTTCAAATTCCGCACGCCGTCGCTGCGGAACGTCGAGCTCACGGGGCCGTGGGGCCACGCGGGCACCTACGTTTCCCTGGAGGCCGTCGTGCGCCACCACCTGGACCCGATCGCGTCGCTCGATGCCTACGCGCTCGAGGAGGGTCTCCTGCCGGAGATCCCGGCGGCGCTGGAGTTGACGATGGAGGGCTCCAACCTGCGCCAGGACTTCCTCAGCGAACGCCGGCTCGGGCGCTTCCTGGAGAAGGACATGTGGATCGCCAGCAACGAACCGCTGCGCGCCCGGATCGCGGCGGCGAACGAGTTGGAGCCCATGCAGCTCACCGACGATGAGGTGGAGGACCTGCTGGCGTTCCTGAGAGCGCTGACGGACCCCTCGGCCCGGCAGATAACCGATGAGGTGCCCGAGACGGTGCCCAGCCGGCTGCGGGTGGACTGA